Within the Nocardioides aurantiacus genome, the region TCGCCGGCCCTGGGGGCGGTGTTCGTGGTGACCAACCTGCTCCAGGCGCTGGTCTTCGCCGTCCTGGTGGGACGGCTCCGGCCCGGCTTGTGCACCCCCGGCGGGGACCGTGCTCCGCGCAGCCTGGACGACCTCGGTGTCGTCGGGGGCAGCGCGGCCGCCGCCTGCCTGGTCGCGGCGGCCGTCGGTCACCTGGCCCTGACGCTGCTCGGCCTGGACCCGACCCCGCTGGGCTTCGCGCTGTGGTGGGGCCGCAACCTCACCGGCATCCTGACCGTCGGCGTCCTCGGCCTGCTCGTGATCGCGCGGTACGCAACGCCGGTCGCCGGGCAGCCGGGTGCGCGCCTCTCGCGGCGCACGGCGTGCGAGGCCGTGGCCCTGAGCGCCCTCTCGCTCGGCCTGGTGCTGGCGATCTTCGGTCGTGCGGAGGCGCCTCCCGTGGGCTTCTTGCTGCTCTTCGCGACGGTGATCGCCGGGGTGCGGCTCGGTCCGCTCGGCGCGGGCCTCCACGGCCTCGGCACCGGCGGCGCCGCGGTCGCGTTCACGCTGCTCGGGCGCGGGCCCTTCGCCGGGGTGGGGGACCTGACCGAGCGGGCGCTCTACGCCCAGGTGTTCGTCACGATGACCGTGCTGACCGGCCTCGTCCTGGCCTTCAACCGGGCCGAGCGCAACCGCGCCCTCCTCGGGCTGCAGGCGCTCCAGGCCGACACCGCCGACCGGGCGCAGCTGTTCGAGGCCGTGCTGGAGCACATGCGCGAGGGCGTGGTGGTCACCGACGCCCAGGGCGAGTTCCTGCTGCGCAACACCGCCGGCCGCGCCCTCCTGGGTGAGCTGCCCGGTGACTCCAGCCGGGTGCAGGACCCGGCCTACTACGACATGCGGCACCTCGACGGCAGCACGGTGCTGGCCGAGGAACGACCGTTCCGCCTGGCGGTCCAGGGCCACGAGGTCCTCGCGGACTACCTGCTGCGCCCCCGCGACGGACGCGACCCCATCGTGCTCGAGGTGGCCGCGTCGCCGCTGCCGCCGTCGGACCCGTCCGACCCGCAGCCGCGCGCGATCATCACCTACCGCGACGTCACCGCGCTCCGCCACGACCGCGACGCGCTCGCCTCCTTCAGCGGCGTCGTCGCCCACGACCTGAAGCGGCCGCTGACGGTCATCAACGGCTGGTCCGAGGCGCTCGCCGAGCGCTTCGCCGACGGTGCCGTGGAGCCCGGTGACGGGTTGCGGATGCTCGACCGGGTCACCGGCGCGGCCGTGCAGATGGGGCGGTTCATCGACGACCTGCTCAGCTACACCGTCGTCCGCGACGCCCCGGTGCAGCGTGTCGACGTCGACCTCTCGGCCGCCGCCGACGACGCCGCGGCGGTGTTCCGGGAGCGCGAGAACCGGCCGCAGGTCTACGTCCAGACCGGGCTGCACGCGCTGGCCGACCCGGTGATGGTGCGCCAGGTCCTCGACAACCTGATCGGCAACGCGACCAAGTACGTCGCCCCGGGCGTCCGTCCCCGGGTGCAGGTGCGCGGCCGGGAGGACGCCGACTGGACGCTGCTGACGGTGACCGACAACGGCATCGGGATCCCGCCCGACCAGCGCGAGCAGGTCTTCGAGACCTTCCACCGCGCCCACGGCGAGGCCTACCGCGGCACCGGCCTGGGGCTGGCGATCGTGCGCCGGGCGGTCGAGCGGTGCGGCGGCTCGGTGGTGGTGCGCGACAACCCCGGGGGCGGCACGGTCTTCGAGGTCCGGCTGCCGGCCGCGCCGCTCACCGAGGTGGTCGAGGCGCCCACGCCCGACGGCCCGGTGGTCCGTCACCGTGCGGACGGGGTAGCGTCCCGGCACACGTGACGCACACGTGGTGAGGGGACGGTGAGGTGGCCACACCCGACCAGGTCGAGACCGTCGTGCCGGTCTTCTTCCTCTCCGACAGCACCGGCATCAGCGCCGAGACGATGGGCAACGCGCTGCTCATCCAGTTCCCGGACCTGCTCTTCGACCGGACGCTGATCCCGTTCATCTCCTCGGTCGAGGACGCCCGCCGCGTCGTCGAGCAGCTCGACGAGGCCATGGACGGACCGGTCACCCCGCTGGTGTTCAGCACCGCCGCCGAGGACGCCGTGCGCCAGGAGCTGCAGCGCACCCGCGCGCCCCTCATCGACTTCTTCGAGCTGCACATGGGTCGCGTCGAGGAGGTGCTCGGCCAGCGCGGCGTACGCCAGCCCGCCCGGCTGCACGGCGTCGGCGACATCAAGCGCTACAACAACCGGATGGCGGCCATCGAGTTCACCATCGAGCACGACGACGGCCAGAGCGTGCGGATGCTGGAGAAGGCCGACGTGATCCTGCTGGCGCCCTCGCGGTGCGGCAAGACCCCCACGAGCATGTACCTCGCCCTCCAGCACGGCCTCTTCGTCGCCAACTACCCGCTCGTCGACGAGGACCTCGAGAGCAGCGAGCTGCCCGACCCCGTGCGCGAGCACGTCGAGCGCTGCTTCGGGCTGGTGACCAACGTCGACCGGCTCAGCCGGGTGCGCGGCGAGCGCCGCCCGGGGTCGCGCTACTCCTCGCCCGAGCAGTGCCGCTGGGAGCTGCGCCGCGCGCAGCAGCTCTTCGACGGCCACCGGGTCCCCACCATCGACTCCTCGGCCCGCTCGGTCGAGGAGATCTCCACCGTCATCATCCAGCAGCTGGTCCGCACGCGCGGCCGCACCCGTCCCGCGTCGAACCGCTGACGCCCCACCCGAGGAGCACCCCCATGTCCGACCAGACCCCGGCCCCCAACGTCCGCTGGTTCTCCGACCTCGGCATGGACGACCTCGACCAGGTCGGCGGCAAGAACGCCTCGCTCGGCGAGATGGTCTCCCACCTCACCGACCTTGGCGTCGCCGTGCCCAACGGCTTCGCCACCACCGCCGACGCGTTCGTGCGCTTCCTCGAGGTCGACGGGCTCGCGACGCGCATCGAGGAGCGGATCAAGGACCTCGACACCGACGACACCCGCGCGCTGGCCGAGGCCGGCCGCGAGGTCCGCGGCTGGATCAACGAGCACCCGTTCCCCTCGGACCTGGAGAGCCAGGTGCGCGAGGCCTACGACGTGCTGGTGGAGGAGTCCGCGGGCACGGCCGAGCCGTCGTTCGCCGTGCGTTCCTCGGCCACCGCGGAGGACCTCCCCGACGCCTCCTTCGCCGGCCAGCAGGAGACCTTCCTCAACGTCAAGGGCATCGAGGCGATCCTGCAGTCGGTGCGCGAGGTCTACGCCTCGCTCTACAACGACCGCGCCATCAGCTACCGCGTCCACCACGGCTTCGCCCACGCCGACGTCGGCATCTCCGCCGGCGTGCAGAAGATGGTCCGCTCCGACGTGGGCTCCTCGGGCGTCATGTTCACCATGGACACCGAGTCGGGCTTCCGCGACGCGGTGTTCGTGACCTCGGCGTACGGCCTCGGCGAGGGGGTCGTGCAGGGCGCGGTCAACCCCGACGAGTGGTACGTCTACAAGCCGGCGCTGCGAGCCGGCCGGCCCGCCGTGCTCAAGCGCGGGGTCGGCGGCAAGGCGACCAAGATGGTCTACACGCAGGATCCCGCGGTGGGTCGCACGACCGAGTTCGTCGACGTCGACGCCGCCGACTCCCGGCTGCTCAGCCTCACCGACGCCGAGGTGGAGGAGCTGGCCCGCCACGCGCTCACCATCGAGGACCACTACGGCCGCCCGATGGACATCGAGTGGGCCAAGGACGGCGTCGAGGGCGGGCTCTACATCCTCCAGGCGCGCCCCGAGACGGTGCAGTCGCGCTCGACCGGCACGCTCGAGCGGTTCAAGATCTCGCGCCAGGTCACCGAGGGCGCCGAGGTCGTCGTCGAGGGCCGCGCCATCGGCCAGAAGATCGGCGCCGGCGCGGTGCGGGTGATGTCCTCGATCGACCAGATGCACGAGTTCGTCGAGGGCGAGGTGCTCGTCGCCGACATGACCGACCCCGACTGGGAGCCGATCATGAAGCGCGCCTCGGCCATCGTCACCAACCGCGGCGGCCGCACCTGCCACGCCGCGATCATCGCCCGCGAGCTCGGCATCCCCGCCGTCGTCGGCACCCGCAGCGGCACCAAGGACATGGCCGACGGCCGCGAGGTCACCGTGTCCTGCGCCGAGGGCGACACCGGGATGGTCTACGACGGCATCCTCGACTTCGACATCGAGCGCACCGAGCTGGACTCCATGCCCGACGTGCCGGTCAAGATCATGATGAACGTCGGCACACCCGACCAGGCGTTCTCGTTCGCGCAGCTGCCGAACCGCGGCGT harbors:
- a CDS encoding ATP-binding protein; amino-acid sequence: MRNPSRAAVRLSLWCGLYAVAGVLGRVTIIDDQALSLVWPAAGVGALWIATSTRQRLPVDLLAMAGVVYVVNAATGASPALGAVFVVTNLLQALVFAVLVGRLRPGLCTPGGDRAPRSLDDLGVVGGSAAAACLVAAAVGHLALTLLGLDPTPLGFALWWGRNLTGILTVGVLGLLVIARYATPVAGQPGARLSRRTACEAVALSALSLGLVLAIFGRAEAPPVGFLLLFATVIAGVRLGPLGAGLHGLGTGGAAVAFTLLGRGPFAGVGDLTERALYAQVFVTMTVLTGLVLAFNRAERNRALLGLQALQADTADRAQLFEAVLEHMREGVVVTDAQGEFLLRNTAGRALLGELPGDSSRVQDPAYYDMRHLDGSTVLAEERPFRLAVQGHEVLADYLLRPRDGRDPIVLEVAASPLPPSDPSDPQPRAIITYRDVTALRHDRDALASFSGVVAHDLKRPLTVINGWSEALAERFADGAVEPGDGLRMLDRVTGAAVQMGRFIDDLLSYTVVRDAPVQRVDVDLSAAADDAAAVFRERENRPQVYVQTGLHALADPVMVRQVLDNLIGNATKYVAPGVRPRVQVRGREDADWTLLTVTDNGIGIPPDQREQVFETFHRAHGEAYRGTGLGLAIVRRAVERCGGSVVVRDNPGGGTVFEVRLPAAPLTEVVEAPTPDGPVVRHRADGVASRHT
- the ppsA gene encoding phosphoenolpyruvate synthase codes for the protein MSDQTPAPNVRWFSDLGMDDLDQVGGKNASLGEMVSHLTDLGVAVPNGFATTADAFVRFLEVDGLATRIEERIKDLDTDDTRALAEAGREVRGWINEHPFPSDLESQVREAYDVLVEESAGTAEPSFAVRSSATAEDLPDASFAGQQETFLNVKGIEAILQSVREVYASLYNDRAISYRVHHGFAHADVGISAGVQKMVRSDVGSSGVMFTMDTESGFRDAVFVTSAYGLGEGVVQGAVNPDEWYVYKPALRAGRPAVLKRGVGGKATKMVYTQDPAVGRTTEFVDVDAADSRLLSLTDAEVEELARHALTIEDHYGRPMDIEWAKDGVEGGLYILQARPETVQSRSTGTLERFKISRQVTEGAEVVVEGRAIGQKIGAGAVRVMSSIDQMHEFVEGEVLVADMTDPDWEPIMKRASAIVTNRGGRTCHAAIIARELGIPAVVGTRSGTKDMADGREVTVSCAEGDTGMVYDGILDFDIERTELDSMPDVPVKIMMNVGTPDQAFSFAQLPNRGVGLARLEFIINRQIGIHPKALLELEAGGEDLPAELRSEVEDIIAAYPSPRDFFVQRVAEGVSMLAAAFAPEPVIVRMSDFKSNEYANLVGGTRYEPDEENPMIGYRGASRYLSEEFADCFEMECAALKHVRDEMGLTNVKIMIPFVRTVTEAKGVIDLLGTHGLVRGENDLQVVMMCEVPSNAVIPEAFLEHFDGFSIGSNDLTQLTLGVDRDSSLVAGSFDERDPAVKVLLEKAIRACRDLDKYVGICGQGPSDHPDLADWLVEQGIESMSLNPDTVVDTWLRLGKQAAERG
- a CDS encoding pyruvate, water dikinase regulatory protein translates to MATPDQVETVVPVFFLSDSTGISAETMGNALLIQFPDLLFDRTLIPFISSVEDARRVVEQLDEAMDGPVTPLVFSTAAEDAVRQELQRTRAPLIDFFELHMGRVEEVLGQRGVRQPARLHGVGDIKRYNNRMAAIEFTIEHDDGQSVRMLEKADVILLAPSRCGKTPTSMYLALQHGLFVANYPLVDEDLESSELPDPVREHVERCFGLVTNVDRLSRVRGERRPGSRYSSPEQCRWELRRAQQLFDGHRVPTIDSSARSVEEISTVIIQQLVRTRGRTRPASNR